CCCATTGCTGATCCCGCTATTCATCAGTTCGTTCAAGCGGGCTGAGGAACTCGCAATCGCAATGGAAGCACGTGGCTATAAGGGCGGAGAAGGACGAACAAAATACCGCCAGCTGACATGGGGCCTGCCGGATACTTTGCTGATTCTGTTCCTGGCTGCAGTCACGGTTCTATTAATTGTCTTAAGAGGGTAATCATTATGCCACGAATTAAATGCACAATTTCATACGATGGCACCGGTTTTTCCGGCTACCAGGTACAACCTGCCAAAAGGACTGTCCAGGGTGAGTTGGAAAAGGTGCTGGAAAAGTTGAATAAGGGTACAAGCATCAGGGTCAGTGCATCAGGTCGTACAGACGCAGGAGTACATGCCCGCGGCCAGGTTATCCATTTTGATACAACGCTCGAAATTGAGCCTGCCAGGTGGCAAATCGCCCTTAATTCATTATTGCCAGATGATATTGCCGTTAGCTCAGTTGAAATTACCAGACCGGATTTTCATGCGCGCTTTGACGCAGTTGGCAAGGAGTACCGTTATTTTTTGCTGCTATCTAAGCACCGGGATCCTTTCCAGCGGAATTATGCCTACCAGTTCCAGTATGAACTTGATCCTGACGCGATGAGGGAAGCTAGCAAACAGCTTATAGGGACACATGATTTCACTAGTTTTTGCTCAGCCAAAACAGAAGTAGAGGACAAGGTCAGGACGTTGAAGGAAATCGATTTTTACGAAGAGAAAGGCTTGCTTGTGTTCAGGTTTGTCGGAGATGGATTTTTGTACAATATGGTAAGGATCCTTGTAGGGACATTGCTAGAGGTAGGAACAGGCAAGAGAGCAGCCGACAGCATGCTGCAGCTGCTCGGAGGCCTAGACCGCACCCAGGCCGGCAAGACTGCTCCTGGACACGGACTGTACCTTTGGAAGGTTTTTTATGACGGAGAAGATCATCAATTCGAAAATAAATTATAAAAAAACGATATGACAACTAATCCTGGTGTTGACAATCTCTCAACCACAGGTTAAGATATCATATGTATGTATTTTAAACCCACGATCAGCCCCGGAAGAGCTTTATCGTGTTTGAAAATATACCAAAAATGAACTTGATTTTTTTTTGACTATTTAGGAGGGAAACTCATGCGTACAACGTTTATGGCAAATGCCAACAATATCGAGCGTAAATGGTACGTAGTTGATGCTGCAGGCAAGACTCTAGGTCGCCTTTCTACTGAAGTTGCAGCTATTCTACGTGGTAAACATAAACCAACTTTCACACCACATGTTGACACTGGTGATCACGTAATCATCATCAACGCTTCACAGATCGAACTTACTGGTAAGAAACTTACTGATAAAATCTACTACCGCCACACAATGCACCCAGGTGGATTGAAGCAAAGAACAGCTCTTGAAATGCGTACGAACTACGCTGAAAAGATGCTTGAACTTGCAATCAAAGGCATGCTTCCAAAGAACTCTCTTGGACGCCAAATGTTTAAAAAGCTTCATGTATATGCTGGTAACGAGCATCCACATCAAGCACAACAACCTGAAGTTTACGAACTTCGCGGATAATTATTAAGGAGGTAATTAACTTGGCACAGGTTCAATATATCGGTACCGGTCGTCGTAAGAGCTCCGTTGCACGAGTTCGTTTAGTACCAGGCACTGGAAAAATTACAATCAACGATCGTGAAATTGAAGATTATATCCCATTCGCAGCTCTACGTGAAGTAGTTAAGCAGCCGCTTGTTGCTACTGAAACTGTAGGAAGCTACGATATCCACGTTAACGTAAATGGCGGTGGATACACTGGCCAGGCTGGCGCAATCCGCCACGGTATCGCTCGTGCGTTACTTCAAGCTGACCCAGAATTCCGTCCAACACTTAAGCGTGCTGGACTACTGACTCGTGACGCTCGTATGAAAGAACGTAAGAAATACGGTCTTAAAGGCGCTCGTCGTGCACCTCAGTTCTCAAAGCGTTAATTTCTACGCTTCGGAAGACTCTCAACCTTTTGGTTGGGGGTCTTTTTTATTTTTTAGGAAATATAAAATTTATTTATTTGTGGATAACTACAAGTAGTCTTCTTAATCTAGCTACAGCGCCTAGCCCCTCTAGTCGCTTGTCTAGCTGCGGCTCCTAACTCCTCGAGACACTTCGATCCTGCCAATGAAGTCAAAGAACGCCTTCACTGTCAGGCCCTCCAGCGCATGTCGGAGTTGGGCAGTCGCCTCCGCTTTTCGAGTTCGGTCCGCCCAATGAAGTCAAAGAACGACTTCACTGGTCGGCCCTCCAGCGCTTGTCGGGGCTGAATGAGGCACTTGCGCTTTTTGTTCTGTGACTGAGCGGATTTGGTAATAACGCTCAGTATTAATCTGTGTGTGAAAGACTTTCCGAGAGGATTTGCTGGTTAACTGGAAAAAAACACACGGAATTTCTAGTTCGCCAATAAAATTCGATTTTCGCCAATAAAAAATTATTTTCGCCAATAAAATTAGAAAAGCGCCAATAAAATTGTGAAAAGCGTCAATAAAATTGTGAAAAGCGCCAATAAAATTGTGAAAAGCGCCAATAAAATTGTGAAAAGCGTGAATAAAATTTTTCAAGTGTAATAAACAGTTGTTGACGAGCTGTTTGTATTGCAATTATTGCTGTTTTTTTTCTGAAAGTAAGTTGGATCAATGAGTATGTTGGTTATTTTGTTCTCCGAAAAGCAAAAAGCGATGAGAAACCAGCCCAAAAAGGCGGAGGCATCATTCTATGCCCCCGCCTAAATGCTTTAACCCTCGTATCCTTGCATGGATTCCATATGGCTAGCAATCATCGCGATGATAGTAGGTGCCTCTTCCTTTGTGAAAATAAAGTTCGTTTCGTCTTTAACCATTTCATCATCCTCGGTCCAAATCCGGTTGATGCGGCGGAGGACTCCGTCTCCCGTTTCCTCGACAAGGCCGAACTGGTAGGTAACCTCGACTTCATCCTGCTTCAAAAAGGCTGTGACCTCAGGTGTTTCCCAATCGACATCGATTTCCTCGAGGATATCGTCATCGTCTATAAACTCCGTAACGTATAGCTCATCATCCTCATCGATTCCGTCATCTTCATAATATAATGTGTCGTCATCCTCCGTTGCATAAACGACATCGAGATTGTCCTCTTCATCGTTTATGTAATCGTGGAAACCGTTGTGAACCGCATCGACAATATCATCAATATCTGAAAGAATGACACGCGCCGGCTGCTCCAGGTCTTCATCAATGGTTTCCGTGTAGAATTCCTCATTATGCGGATCGAAATATAATATATAGAAATAGTCTCTTTCCCCATCTGCATAATCCACAAAGAACTGAATCCTTGGATGCTTCGAGCCTCTCTCAACAGCCATCTGACCTTCCTGATCATATTTTTCGCAAATAGACTCAAGATGATCCTGCAGCTCTCCAACTACACGATCGAACCATTCCATAGACATAGAAATCCATCCCTTCATCTTTATTCTGGATTAGCTTGCCCTGTTGGTGAAAATTCCACAATATCCTTAATAGTAAATTAGAGGAAAATCATTTTAGGTATTGGAGGGAGGCAAAGTGCAGGAGTGGAAGCTGTGCATTACCCGGTACCGCGGGGGGGGAAGCGAAAAGGGTAAAAGGAGAACCGCTGCAATCCTTATAAATAGCAAATAGCACATGAATTTACAGCAAAAACCGCCTAAGCTTTGTACGCTATCAGGCGGTTTTCTTCTATAGAGCAATCATGACTCCAGCTAATTCCGGAAAATCAATAAAAGGGTTTCGGTTTCCCTGGAGTTCCTGGATGGCTGCATTCCGATGCTTTTCGTATAGAGTAACAGGATGCTCTTGATGCCATCTAAGCAGAAGCTCAAAGTCCATTAGAGTATCAAGTTTGGTGACATCCTTATATCTTAAAGCAAAATAAAACACGGCTCTCGAAACAATACCTTTACCATACTCAGGTTCAAATTGCCCTGATTCCACCATGCCACAGCCTGTCCTTATTCCAGAAACGGCAAACTCGGGATCATAGGACTCAAAATCGTGATAGGGAAGGTTGCTCCGCATGCTATTGCATCCAGGTTCACAGGCGAACAAGTGGTGGAGATCGCCTCGCATTGGCTCATCGCCATCAAACCAGGATTGGGGCACAACATGTTCGGTATTGAAAAGTATCTCGGAACTGGCTATGAAGCCTCCTTCTTTCAAAGTATTTATGAGCCGCAGATCCTCCTCAATTACCTCCACTGGGTCAAGATTCTGCCCAGAGTAAAGGCTCTTCAACTGAAGGTTTTCCTGCAAATCCACCCATGGATAAACGTACTCATGAGGCGAATACTTCAAATGGGATGTATGAGTTTTGACCAGCAGCGAATGGAGCTCTTCTAATGTTAAAGCAATATCACAGTAATACTCTTGACGTCTCCGAGTGTCCAGCTCTGCATCATAATATGTTTTATTCTCGATATTATGAATATACGCCTCACTAGCAGACAGGATCATATCGCATCCATCACCATCGTTTTGAAGCTCTGGTCGAAGATATCAGCAAGGTGCTCTGGCACAGTCAGATAAACGAGTCCATTGCCTTCCAGCTTTGGCGAGTTACCGAGCGGCACAGTCCGCTTGACCAGTTGCGCATACAATTCGGGTTCTGTCAGCTCTCGCTCAAATTGGGCTTTTGCAAGAGTCTTGATCAATGCCAGGGCACCGGATACGTGCGGAGCAGCCATCGAAGTTCCGCTCAAGGTCGCATATTTTCCATTTAGATAGGTAGAAGTGATGCGCTCACCCGGAGCCACGACATCAATTTCATTATGTGAGTTGGTAAAATCGGATGAACCTCTTTCAAGGTTCACTGCTCCAACACTGATGACTTCGTTATAAGCACCAGGGTAAGCAAATTCATTAGTAGAATCGTCGCCATCACCTTCATTGCCAGCGGCACATACTACAAGGATATTCTTATTAACAGCGGCTTGTATTGCCTCATGCAATTCAGGAACATCAGCTGGCCCTCCCAGCGACATCGAGATAATGTCTACTTCCTGCTCAATGGCATAGAGAATTCCGTTGATAATCCATTCATATTTGCCAGAACCAGCCTTATTCAACACTTTTACAATCAAAAGACCCGCCTCTGGCGCGACACCGATAACGCCTGACTCATTTTCCTGTGCGGCAATCGTGCCTGCGACGTGTGTACCGTGGCCATTATAGTCATTATAAAGATCAGGGTTGCCGCGGTCATCATCTGTAAAATTCCTGCCGCCGATAATTCGGTCCTTTAAATCAGGGTGTGTTGTTTCACAGCCAGTATCCAAAACAGCAACCTTCATTCCATTTCCTTTTGTTTCGTTCCAAAGCTTGGGTGCCTGGATTAGCTCAACGCCTTTTGGCACCTCTTTGATTTCCTCTGCTTCATCAATTACAGTATAAGGAATAACACGAACACCTTGCTCCATTTCTTTCCCTCCTTAGAGATAAAATTGAAGCGAGTTCTAGTTGTAATTATAAGTCTAACAATTCTGACTATTTTTTAACAGTACCGTTAGTAGTGTATTTACTAGAAATGACTATCCATAATTAGGCATTTCATCCTAATGTTAATACCGTGATTTTATTCTGTAAACGTCTGAGAAAACTGGAAAAGGAATCGTCCGTGGATATTGCATTACACCCTTCCGTAGGTTAAACACTACTTCCTAAGGGGTGAGATTACTTTGAACGTCGTTACGACATTTATAGATAAAAGAAAACAAAAACAGGTGAAATATGAGCGATCGATGCTCCGTGAATTATCAATTAACATCCTGCAAACCAGGGTGAAACAATATTTCGGCTCATCAAGGCTGACCTCGAATCTCATCATGAATTCAGGAATCGAAGAAGCTTGCTACGATGTAGCTATAGAAGCATATTTACTGGGTGCCAAGTTCAGCCGTTTTGGATACTTCGGTGAACCAATAGAGGCCGTTAAGCCCCGCTGTGAAAAAGAAGAGCGGCATTTGATTGACACCTTATATAACTTTTTCCTTTTCTGGGGAAAGGGTGAAGAAGGAGTCGGTTCAGAAGAGCTTTATTATTTGTGCGAACAGTATGTTGACAGCTGGTGGAGAGAAGGATTCATGAAGGGTGAAAAGAAATATAAGATGAGACTGCATTAACAGCAATTGTTCTAAACCGCCGACCTGTCCCATATAGTTTATTATCAGGGACTAGCTGGGAAGGATGGTTTAGAACATGCTGAAGAAATTTAAAATAGTTTTATTTGCAGCCGGCCTTGCCGTGCTGTTCCTTATACTGCAGTATGATTTTACCGAGAATGATTCTTGGGAATCATGGAACCTGCCGCTTTCGGGGAAAATCATCTATCTTGACCCAGGACATGGAGGGGTAGACCCGGGGGCAGGGGAAGAAGAACCATTTGAAAAAGATATCGCGCTTAATGTTTCCTTGAAGTTGCGGGATTACCTCCAGCAGCAAGGAGCCCTCGTCATCATGACGCGCGAAAAAGATATAGACCTCGCGGATAAAGGCCTCAAGGGCTACAGTAAGCGAAAGGTCCAGGATTTAAAAAGACGCCTGGATTTGATTAACGAGTCCGAGGCCGATTTTTTTGCAACGATACACTTGAATGCAATCCCATCATCAAAATGGAAGGGAGCGCAGACGTTCTACGCTACAAATTACAAAGAAAACAAACGAGCCGCCAAACTAATCCAGGACGAATTACGACGAAACCTTCAAAATACAGATCGGGATGCAAAGGCGGCGAACAGTATCTATTTATTGAAGCATACCAATAAACCCGGAGTTTTGGTCGAAATAGGGTTTTTATCCAATCCTCAGGAAGCCGCAAACTTGAGAGATGAAGCTTATCAGGAGAAAGTAGCTGCCTCCATTTACGACGGCATGCTCCGATACTTTACAGATGAACAGAAATTT
The sequence above is drawn from the Mesobacillus boroniphilus genome and encodes:
- a CDS encoding YbaK family protein, whose amino-acid sequence is MNVVTTFIDKRKQKQVKYERSMLRELSINILQTRVKQYFGSSRLTSNLIMNSGIEEACYDVAIEAYLLGAKFSRFGYFGEPIEAVKPRCEKEERHLIDTLYNFFLFWGKGEEGVGSEELYYLCEQYVDSWWREGFMKGEKKYKMRLH
- the cwlD gene encoding N-acetylmuramoyl-L-alanine amidase CwlD, whose amino-acid sequence is MLKKFKIVLFAAGLAVLFLILQYDFTENDSWESWNLPLSGKIIYLDPGHGGVDPGAGEEEPFEKDIALNVSLKLRDYLQQQGALVIMTREKDIDLADKGLKGYSKRKVQDLKRRLDLINESEADFFATIHLNAIPSSKWKGAQTFYATNYKENKRAAKLIQDELRRNLQNTDRDAKAANSIYLLKHTNKPGVLVEIGFLSNPQEAANLRDEAYQEKVAASIYDGMLRYFTDEQKFWEK
- the truA gene encoding tRNA pseudouridine(38-40) synthase TruA — protein: MPRIKCTISYDGTGFSGYQVQPAKRTVQGELEKVLEKLNKGTSIRVSASGRTDAGVHARGQVIHFDTTLEIEPARWQIALNSLLPDDIAVSSVEITRPDFHARFDAVGKEYRYFLLLSKHRDPFQRNYAYQFQYELDPDAMREASKQLIGTHDFTSFCSAKTEVEDKVRTLKEIDFYEEKGLLVFRFVGDGFLYNMVRILVGTLLEVGTGKRAADSMLQLLGGLDRTQAGKTAPGHGLYLWKVFYDGEDHQFENKL
- the rplM gene encoding 50S ribosomal protein L13; amino-acid sequence: MRTTFMANANNIERKWYVVDAAGKTLGRLSTEVAAILRGKHKPTFTPHVDTGDHVIIINASQIELTGKKLTDKIYYRHTMHPGGLKQRTALEMRTNYAEKMLELAIKGMLPKNSLGRQMFKKLHVYAGNEHPHQAQQPEVYELRG
- a CDS encoding S8 family peptidase codes for the protein MEQGVRVIPYTVIDEAEEIKEVPKGVELIQAPKLWNETKGNGMKVAVLDTGCETTHPDLKDRIIGGRNFTDDDRGNPDLYNDYNGHGTHVAGTIAAQENESGVIGVAPEAGLLIVKVLNKAGSGKYEWIINGILYAIEQEVDIISMSLGGPADVPELHEAIQAAVNKNILVVCAAGNEGDGDDSTNEFAYPGAYNEVISVGAVNLERGSSDFTNSHNEIDVVAPGERITSTYLNGKYATLSGTSMAAPHVSGALALIKTLAKAQFERELTEPELYAQLVKRTVPLGNSPKLEGNGLVYLTVPEHLADIFDQSFKTMVMDAI
- a CDS encoding endonuclease I family protein, with amino-acid sequence MILSASEAYIHNIENKTYYDAELDTRRRQEYYCDIALTLEELHSLLVKTHTSHLKYSPHEYVYPWVDLQENLQLKSLYSGQNLDPVEVIEEDLRLINTLKEGGFIASSEILFNTEHVVPQSWFDGDEPMRGDLHHLFACEPGCNSMRSNLPYHDFESYDPEFAVSGIRTGCGMVESGQFEPEYGKGIVSRAVFYFALRYKDVTKLDTLMDFELLLRWHQEHPVTLYEKHRNAAIQELQGNRNPFIDFPELAGVMIAL
- the rpsI gene encoding 30S ribosomal protein S9, coding for MAQVQYIGTGRRKSSVARVRLVPGTGKITINDREIEDYIPFAALREVVKQPLVATETVGSYDIHVNVNGGGYTGQAGAIRHGIARALLQADPEFRPTLKRAGLLTRDARMKERKKYGLKGARRAPQFSKR